In a single window of the Nocardioides sp. L-11A genome:
- a CDS encoding cupin domain-containing protein, translating into MTLQYDTAEDLAAFTDSLILTRATRHEDWDTLGFQAKAGDQFRRAQIRYVGSGATGDHENDRRTIASQGFTFSNMLLPPGAEGPEHTHHDAEEAFFVLEGEVEVGVHRDGEVVKRTLGYRDMIVVPAGVPRSLKNNGDTDALFCVIIGARKPQVPTYPATSAMHGVTRD; encoded by the coding sequence ATGACCCTCCAGTACGACACCGCCGAGGACCTCGCCGCGTTCACCGACTCGCTGATCCTCACCCGCGCCACCCGGCACGAGGACTGGGACACCCTGGGCTTCCAGGCCAAGGCCGGCGACCAGTTCAGGCGTGCCCAGATCCGCTACGTCGGCTCCGGCGCGACCGGCGACCACGAGAACGACCGCCGGACCATCGCCTCGCAGGGCTTCACCTTCTCCAACATGCTGCTCCCGCCGGGTGCGGAGGGCCCCGAGCACACCCACCACGACGCGGAGGAGGCATTCTTCGTGCTCGAGGGAGAGGTCGAGGTCGGCGTCCACCGGGACGGGGAGGTCGTCAAGCGGACCCTGGGCTATCGCGACATGATCGTCGTGCCGGCCGGCGTACCGCGCAGCCTGAAGAACAACGGCGACACCGACGCGCTCTTCTGCGTGATCATCGGCGCCCGCAAGCCGCAGGTGCCGACCTACCCCGCGACGTCGGCGATGCACGGCGTGACCCGGGACTGA
- a CDS encoding ABC transporter permease, whose translation MRTEAVRRALGGALWPLISFGAILLAWELVARLGSVPDYMLPSVSQVVERGWETRDLLMTHGRWTILEILGGFALSALIAIPLGMVIVTSRLLERLLYPPIVALNSVPKVGLAPLFVVWFGFGMAPTIAMTALVTFFPLLVNTVMGLRSVDAEMIHLARVMAATRLRLFLKVRLPHALPSIFAGLKVATSLAVIGALVSEFIASDRGWGYVLVSAGGQLDTALIFAVMILLSAVATAFFYLVAAVERLVVPWHSSQRQPH comes from the coding sequence ATGAGGACTGAGGCGGTACGCCGCGCGCTCGGCGGTGCCCTGTGGCCGCTCATCTCGTTCGGCGCGATCCTGCTCGCGTGGGAGCTGGTCGCCCGGCTCGGCAGCGTGCCCGACTACATGCTCCCGTCGGTGAGCCAGGTGGTCGAGCGCGGCTGGGAGACCCGCGACCTGCTGATGACCCACGGCCGGTGGACGATCCTGGAGATCCTCGGCGGCTTCGCTCTCAGCGCGCTGATCGCGATCCCGCTCGGGATGGTCATCGTGACCTCGCGCCTGCTGGAGCGGCTGCTCTACCCGCCGATCGTCGCCCTCAACAGCGTGCCCAAGGTCGGCCTGGCCCCGCTCTTCGTCGTGTGGTTCGGCTTCGGCATGGCGCCGACCATCGCGATGACCGCGCTGGTGACCTTCTTCCCGCTGCTGGTCAACACGGTGATGGGGCTGCGCAGCGTCGACGCCGAGATGATCCACCTCGCGCGGGTCATGGCGGCGACCCGGCTGCGCCTGTTCTTGAAGGTGCGCCTCCCGCACGCGCTGCCCAGCATCTTCGCCGGCCTCAAGGTCGCGACCAGCCTCGCCGTCATCGGCGCGCTCGTGAGCGAGTTCATCGCCTCCGACCGCGGCTGGGGATATGTGCTGGTCTCTGCCGGCGGCCAGCTCGACACGGCGCTGATCTTCGCCGTGATGATCCTGCTGTCCGCGGTCGCGACCGCCTTCTTCTATCTCGTGGCCGCCGTCGAGCGGCTCGTCGTCCCCTGGCACTCCTCCCAGCGGCAACCCCACTGA
- a CDS encoding M24 family metallopeptidase, with the protein MTTAQSERSYRWTRTHAFMDDRGLDGLLVFGSDRSDRYDAGQYLGNDRRYQHLVVPRDGDPVMIGFSAQVAAQNMLSKERELDSWIDDLRIGRHTVLMPQVVEELGLAGRRLGVIGLGWGSPFAAGGWVPKPTWEAISARLEGTEFVDVTADFGLLMACRSERDQERLARAAAAGDQAVRVVRELAKPGVSERELYAAAYASMLSDGMRVTWMLMQSGIDNYAWGEPSWLIREEPSRVLEDQDIVGFEMFPTFAELNTHINGSVLVGEPPAATLRCAEIARTAYEVGRDLLAPGRSFREVAEAMEEPLAEAGAWHITPHVAALNPLLAGGGLDVGIDRQVPGFAERFPHVDAENALFDFEIQEGMTFSLQPDARLGRHWALVGGVVVATGGGCRELNEVSPHVQHGG; encoded by the coding sequence GTGACAACCGCGCAGTCCGAGCGCAGCTACCGGTGGACCCGCACGCACGCCTTCATGGACGACCGGGGCCTCGACGGCCTCCTCGTCTTCGGGAGCGACCGCAGCGATCGCTACGACGCAGGGCAGTACCTGGGGAACGACCGCCGCTACCAGCACCTCGTCGTCCCGCGCGACGGCGACCCGGTGATGATCGGGTTCTCCGCCCAGGTCGCTGCGCAGAACATGCTCAGCAAGGAGCGGGAGCTCGACAGCTGGATCGACGACCTGCGCATCGGCCGACACACCGTGCTGATGCCCCAGGTGGTCGAGGAGCTCGGCCTGGCCGGTCGGCGGCTCGGCGTCATCGGACTGGGCTGGGGCTCGCCCTTCGCCGCGGGCGGATGGGTCCCGAAGCCGACCTGGGAGGCCATCTCCGCACGTCTCGAGGGCACCGAGTTCGTCGACGTCACCGCCGACTTCGGGCTGCTCATGGCCTGTCGCAGCGAGCGCGACCAGGAGCGGCTGGCGCGCGCCGCCGCGGCCGGCGACCAGGCGGTGCGCGTGGTGCGCGAGCTGGCCAAGCCCGGCGTCTCCGAGCGCGAGCTGTACGCCGCCGCCTACGCGTCGATGCTGTCCGACGGCATGCGCGTGACCTGGATGCTGATGCAGTCCGGCATCGACAACTACGCCTGGGGCGAGCCCTCCTGGCTCATCCGCGAGGAGCCATCGCGCGTCCTCGAGGACCAGGACATCGTCGGGTTCGAGATGTTCCCGACCTTCGCCGAGCTCAACACGCACATCAACGGCTCGGTGCTCGTGGGAGAGCCGCCGGCCGCGACCCTGCGGTGCGCCGAGATCGCCCGGACCGCCTACGAGGTGGGCCGCGACCTGCTGGCCCCCGGACGCTCCTTCCGCGAGGTGGCCGAGGCGATGGAGGAGCCGCTCGCCGAGGCCGGAGCCTGGCACATCACTCCCCACGTGGCCGCCCTCAACCCGCTGCTGGCCGGCGGCGGCCTGGACGTCGGCATCGACCGCCAGGTCCCGGGGTTCGCCGAGCGCTTCCCGCACGTCGACGCCGAGAACGCGCTCTTCGACTTCGAGATCCAGGAGGGGATGACCTTCTCGCTCCAGCCCGATGCCCGTCTCGGCCGGCACTGGGCACTGGTCGGCGGTGTCGTCGTGGCCACGGGCGGCGGTTGCCGCGAGCTCAACGAGGTGAGTCCCCATGTCCAGCACGGAGGTTGA
- a CDS encoding thiamine pyrophosphate-binding protein — MTSPDRTGGDLLVDLLRRYDVDTVFGVVSVHNLPLVEAVARDLRFVPVRHEATAVNAADGYARARGGLGCALTSTGTGAGNAAGSLVESLSAGTSVLHVTGQVDTPYLGSGRGFIHETKDQLGMLTAVSKHAVAVPDAASAGAVLQEAAERALTAPGGPASVEWPIDLQYAVPGALPAAPEPAAPAPADPVRVAEVVSLLRAGERPAIWAGGGVARAGAQLRRLVELTGAALFTSNSGRGAVPEDHELCVGNYATAPAGRALLADADLLLSIGTHFRSNETGDYALDVPARHVQVDVDPAAIGRVFPAELGVVADAATFLDAVLDALVAAAMPHRSAWAERVRVTRAAVRETQRAGLGEHALFADALRKVLPRDAVVARDVTIASSAWGNRLLEMHDPRSNVFPRGGGIGQGLGMAIGAALARPAAPSVGIVGDGGLAVHLGELTTMAQERPWLVLVVFNDGGYGVLRNMQESLGRPRSGVDLLTPDYAALCGSMGLTHLRITEPGAVAGTFEQAVADGGPVVVEVDLTSYPVMPRPFTPPVHVPGAAS, encoded by the coding sequence ATGACCAGCCCGGACCGCACCGGTGGCGACCTGCTCGTCGACCTGCTGCGCCGGTACGACGTCGACACCGTCTTCGGTGTCGTCAGCGTCCACAACCTGCCCCTGGTCGAGGCCGTCGCCCGGGACCTGCGGTTCGTGCCGGTGCGGCACGAGGCGACGGCGGTCAACGCCGCCGACGGCTACGCCCGTGCTCGCGGCGGGCTGGGCTGCGCGCTCACCAGTACGGGCACCGGCGCCGGCAACGCCGCCGGCTCGCTCGTCGAGTCGCTCAGCGCGGGCACCTCGGTGCTGCACGTGACCGGGCAGGTGGACACGCCGTACCTCGGCTCCGGGCGCGGCTTCATCCACGAGACCAAGGACCAGCTCGGCATGCTGACCGCGGTCTCGAAGCACGCCGTCGCCGTTCCCGACGCCGCGTCCGCCGGCGCGGTCCTGCAGGAGGCGGCCGAGCGGGCGCTGACCGCCCCCGGCGGGCCGGCCAGCGTGGAGTGGCCGATCGACCTGCAGTACGCCGTCCCGGGTGCGCTGCCCGCTGCGCCGGAGCCGGCCGCGCCGGCACCCGCCGACCCGGTCCGGGTCGCGGAGGTGGTCAGCCTGCTGCGCGCCGGCGAGCGCCCGGCGATCTGGGCCGGCGGCGGCGTCGCCCGGGCCGGTGCGCAGCTGCGCCGCCTGGTCGAGCTGACCGGCGCCGCGCTGTTCACCAGCAACTCCGGCCGGGGCGCCGTCCCCGAGGACCACGAGCTGTGCGTGGGCAACTACGCCACCGCGCCGGCCGGGCGCGCGCTGCTTGCCGACGCCGACCTGCTGCTCAGCATCGGCACGCACTTCCGGTCCAACGAGACCGGCGACTACGCCCTCGACGTCCCGGCCCGGCACGTGCAGGTCGACGTCGACCCCGCCGCGATCGGCCGGGTGTTCCCGGCCGAGCTCGGCGTCGTCGCCGACGCCGCGACCTTCCTGGACGCCGTCCTCGACGCCCTGGTCGCCGCAGCGATGCCGCACCGGTCGGCGTGGGCCGAGCGGGTCCGGGTCACCCGGGCCGCGGTGCGCGAGACCCAGCGGGCCGGGCTCGGCGAGCACGCGCTGTTCGCCGACGCGCTGCGCAAGGTGCTGCCGCGCGACGCCGTCGTCGCGCGCGATGTCACCATCGCGTCGAGCGCGTGGGGCAACCGGCTGCTCGAGATGCACGACCCGCGCAGCAACGTCTTCCCGCGCGGTGGCGGCATCGGTCAGGGGCTCGGCATGGCGATCGGCGCGGCGCTCGCCCGCCCGGCGGCCCCGAGCGTCGGCATCGTCGGCGACGGCGGGCTCGCCGTCCACCTGGGCGAGCTGACGACGATGGCGCAGGAGAGGCCATGGCTCGTGCTCGTCGTGTTCAACGACGGCGGCTACGGCGTGCTGCGCAACATGCAGGAGTCGCTGGGCCGGCCGCGCTCCGGCGTCGACCTGCTGACCCCCGACTACGCCGCGCTCTGCGGCTCGATGGGTCTGACCCATCTGCGGATCACCGAGCCCGGCGCCGTCGCCGGGACCTTCGAGCAGGCCGTCGCGGACGGCGGCCCGGTCGTCGTCGAGGTCGACCTGACGTCGTACCCGGTCATGCCGCGGCCGTTCACCCCACCCGTCCACGTCCCAGGAGCAGCATCATGA
- a CDS encoding SDR family oxidoreductase — translation MDLDLRDRTYLVTGGSSGVGLATVELLLAEGARVVTCGRRAAALDRAAEGLAASLGSAALPGRLLARVCDVRDAAGVAALVADGGEVFGGIDGVVNNAGQSRMAGLAEVRTADFLDELDLKFSSVLNVLDATLPWLERSPAAAVVNVNAVLAKQPEPRLVTTSAARAGLLNLTKSMSVEYAPRGVRVNSVCLGLVDTGQWRRRYDGSGDDRDYAAWEQEIATDRGIALGRFGRAEEVAAAIAFLLSPRSSYVTGAALDVCGGVSRGLF, via the coding sequence GTGGACCTGGACCTGCGCGACCGCACCTACCTCGTCACCGGGGGGAGCTCGGGGGTCGGCCTGGCCACCGTCGAGCTGCTCCTCGCCGAGGGTGCGCGTGTCGTCACCTGCGGGCGCCGGGCCGCTGCGCTCGACCGGGCGGCGGAGGGGCTGGCCGCGTCGCTCGGGTCCGCGGCGCTGCCGGGCCGGCTGCTCGCCCGGGTGTGCGACGTCCGTGACGCCGCCGGGGTCGCTGCCCTCGTCGCTGACGGCGGCGAGGTCTTCGGCGGCATCGACGGTGTCGTCAACAACGCCGGTCAGTCCCGGATGGCCGGCCTCGCCGAGGTCCGCACCGCCGACTTCCTCGACGAGCTGGACCTGAAGTTCAGCAGCGTCCTCAACGTGCTCGACGCGACCCTGCCCTGGCTCGAGCGGTCGCCGGCCGCCGCGGTCGTCAACGTCAACGCGGTGCTCGCCAAGCAGCCGGAGCCACGGCTGGTGACGACCTCCGCGGCCCGGGCCGGACTGCTCAACCTCACCAAGTCGATGTCGGTGGAGTACGCCCCCCGCGGGGTCCGGGTGAACTCGGTCTGCCTGGGCCTCGTCGACACCGGCCAGTGGCGCCGGCGGTACGACGGCTCCGGGGACGACCGCGACTACGCCGCCTGGGAACAGGAGATCGCGACCGACCGCGGCATCGCGCTCGGTCGTTTCGGCCGGGCGGAGGAGGTCGCCGCGGCGATCGCGTTCCTGCTGTCCCCGCGCTCGTCGTATGTCACCGGCGCGGCGCTCGACGTGTGCGGCGGGGTCTCCCGCGGCCTGTTCTGA
- a CDS encoding ABC transporter ATP-binding protein, whose product MAPATGADVPPAIAVRAATKVFGVRGRDTVHAVDPVDLTIEKGEFVALLGPSGCGKSTLLSMIAGLTPATTGDVVVDGRAVAAPLTDLGFVFQKDLLLPWRDVLSNVLVQFEMRGERTDRHRETALGLLRSVGLEGMERRLPHELSGGMRQRVAICRALVHDPPLLLLDEPLGALDALTRDQLRIDIQRIWSRDRKTAVLVTHDIEEAVFLAQRVIVMTPRPGRIHADIPIELPFPRRLEVKETPEFLGYVRTIREQFEALGVIHED is encoded by the coding sequence ATGGCTCCGGCCACGGGCGCGGACGTGCCACCCGCCATCGCCGTCCGCGCGGCCACGAAGGTGTTCGGCGTGCGGGGCCGCGACACGGTGCATGCCGTCGACCCGGTCGACCTGACCATCGAGAAGGGCGAGTTCGTCGCGCTCCTGGGCCCGAGCGGATGCGGCAAGAGCACGCTGCTCTCGATGATCGCCGGCCTCACGCCGGCGACCACGGGCGACGTCGTCGTCGACGGCCGGGCCGTCGCGGCGCCCCTGACCGACCTGGGCTTCGTCTTCCAGAAGGACCTGCTGCTGCCCTGGCGCGACGTCCTGTCCAATGTGCTCGTCCAGTTCGAGATGCGGGGCGAGCGCACCGACCGGCACCGCGAGACCGCGCTCGGGCTGCTCCGCTCCGTCGGCCTGGAGGGCATGGAGCGACGACTCCCCCACGAGCTCTCGGGCGGCATGCGCCAGCGGGTGGCGATCTGCCGCGCGCTGGTCCACGACCCGCCGCTGCTGCTCCTCGACGAGCCGCTCGGCGCCCTCGACGCGCTGACCCGTGACCAGCTGCGCATCGACATCCAGCGGATCTGGTCCCGCGACCGCAAGACGGCCGTGCTCGTCACCCATGACATCGAGGAGGCGGTCTTCCTCGCCCAGCGGGTGATCGTGATGACGCCGCGGCCGGGCCGGATCCACGCCGACATCCCGATCGAGCTGCCCTTCCCGCGGCGCCTGGAGGTCAAGGAGACACCGGAGTTCCTGGGCTACGTCCGGACCATCCGCGAGCAGTTCGAGGCGCTGGGGGTCATCCATGAGGACTGA
- a CDS encoding aldehyde dehydrogenase codes for MTGRLAPEGRILVGGEWVVGSGADLVATDPADGTTVATLAGATPADVDTAVRRGDAARSAAAWRTMLPHQRARYLARTADLIEARSEQLAVLQSRDNGKPLTETRALVASAAGTFRYVAAVLETEEGAIPPSRGDYLAFSVHEPIGVVGAITPWNSPIASDAQKVAPALAAGNAVVLKPAAWTPLLALELGALLLEAGLPEGLISVLPGPGRTVGQALVEHPGVGHLSFTGGTDTGRELAATAARLLKTTSLELGGKSPTIVLPDADLDLAVNGILYGIFSSQGQSCIAGSRLFVHDSVYDEVVGRVAARADALRVGHPRAEGTQLGPLITSAHRDSVERYVAGGLAAGGTLRAGGVRPDDPALAAGSYLRPTVIDGLPADAAIVREEIFGPVLVALRFRDEAELVAAANDTAYGLACGIWTRDFARAWRIARLVEAGTVWVNTYKQLSIATPFGGVKDSGSSREKGLGAIRAYQRQKSIYLGTSGPIAWAD; via the coding sequence ATGACCGGTCGTCTCGCCCCGGAGGGGCGGATCCTCGTCGGCGGCGAGTGGGTGGTCGGCTCGGGCGCCGACCTGGTCGCCACCGACCCCGCCGACGGCACCACCGTCGCCACCCTGGCCGGCGCCACGCCCGCCGACGTCGACACCGCCGTCCGTCGTGGTGACGCGGCTCGGTCGGCCGCCGCCTGGCGCACGATGCTCCCGCACCAGCGGGCGCGCTACCTGGCGCGGACCGCGGACCTCATCGAGGCCCGCAGCGAGCAGCTCGCCGTGCTCCAGAGCCGGGACAACGGTAAGCCGCTGACCGAGACCCGGGCGCTGGTCGCGAGTGCCGCCGGCACGTTCCGCTACGTCGCGGCCGTGCTCGAGACCGAGGAGGGGGCGATCCCGCCCTCGCGCGGCGACTACCTCGCGTTCTCGGTGCACGAGCCGATCGGCGTGGTCGGCGCGATCACCCCGTGGAACAGCCCGATCGCCTCGGACGCCCAGAAGGTCGCCCCGGCGCTCGCCGCGGGCAACGCCGTCGTCCTCAAGCCCGCGGCCTGGACACCGCTGCTCGCCCTCGAGCTCGGTGCCCTGCTGTTGGAGGCGGGACTGCCCGAGGGCCTGATCAGCGTGCTGCCGGGGCCCGGGCGCACCGTCGGGCAGGCGCTCGTCGAGCATCCCGGGGTTGGCCACCTCTCCTTCACCGGCGGCACCGACACCGGCCGGGAGCTCGCTGCCACCGCCGCGCGGCTGCTGAAGACGACCTCCCTGGAGCTCGGTGGGAAGTCGCCCACCATCGTGCTCCCCGACGCCGACCTCGACCTCGCTGTCAACGGCATCCTGTACGGCATCTTCAGCTCCCAGGGTCAGTCCTGCATCGCCGGGTCGCGGCTCTTCGTCCACGACAGCGTGTACGACGAGGTGGTGGGTCGGGTCGCCGCGCGCGCCGATGCGCTCCGGGTCGGGCACCCCCGGGCCGAGGGCACCCAGCTCGGGCCGCTCATCACCTCCGCGCACCGTGACTCCGTCGAGCGGTATGTCGCCGGCGGGCTGGCCGCGGGCGGCACCCTGCGGGCCGGAGGCGTACGGCCGGACGACCCCGCTCTGGCGGCGGGCAGCTACCTGCGCCCGACCGTGATCGACGGTCTCCCGGCCGACGCGGCGATCGTGCGCGAGGAGATCTTCGGGCCGGTCCTGGTCGCGCTGCGGTTCCGCGACGAGGCGGAGCTGGTCGCCGCGGCCAACGACACGGCCTACGGGCTGGCGTGCGGCATCTGGACCCGCGACTTCGCCCGGGCCTGGCGGATCGCCCGCCTGGTCGAGGCCGGCACGGTGTGGGTCAACACCTACAAGCAGCTGTCGATCGCGACGCCGTTCGGCGGGGTGAAGGACAGCGGCTCCTCCCGCGAGAAGGGGCTCGGCGCGATCCGCGCCTACCAACGCCAGAAGAGCATCTACCTGGGCACGTCCGGCCCGATCGCCTGGGCCGACTGA
- a CDS encoding ABC transporter substrate-binding protein, translated as MTRTIAAVAGAAVLTCALSACGGASGDSTDSSTDKVTLRLGAILTAKEAPYFLGIERGCFADRDIDVDIAEGKGSSSTVQTVASGADEFGQADPSTMIGLAAKGAKVKAVLSYLDISPLSVLVPSDSDITDLADLEGKKLAFTAGDSPSTLFPALAEVNGLAQDRVEMVNMNIQVKMTAILQRKVDAMLGLSFMAANLSEKGLESEPLLYADHGVTLPGDVIITSDALIEKDPDLVDRFVAATACAKEAAMADPDAAVAAFTKANSAYPASGAEKEFALVDELFAEPADGAPVGTISEDLFRSGYDFLVTHADVPAGKDVGTFFTNAHVPQD; from the coding sequence ATGACACGTACGATCGCCGCCGTCGCGGGCGCCGCCGTCCTCACCTGCGCCCTCAGCGCATGCGGTGGGGCCTCCGGCGACAGCACCGATTCCTCGACCGACAAGGTGACCCTGCGCCTCGGCGCCATCCTGACCGCGAAGGAGGCGCCCTACTTCCTCGGCATCGAGCGCGGCTGCTTCGCGGACCGGGACATCGACGTCGACATCGCTGAGGGCAAGGGGTCCAGCTCGACCGTCCAGACCGTGGCCAGCGGTGCCGACGAGTTCGGCCAGGCCGACCCGTCCACGATGATCGGACTCGCGGCCAAGGGAGCGAAGGTCAAGGCGGTGCTGTCGTACCTCGACATCAGCCCGCTGTCGGTCCTGGTTCCCAGCGACAGCGACATCACCGACCTGGCCGACCTGGAGGGGAAGAAGCTCGCCTTCACCGCGGGCGACTCCCCCAGCACCCTCTTCCCCGCGCTGGCCGAGGTCAACGGCCTCGCCCAGGACCGGGTCGAGATGGTCAACATGAACATCCAGGTGAAGATGACCGCCATCCTCCAGCGCAAGGTCGACGCGATGCTGGGCCTCAGCTTCATGGCCGCCAACCTGTCGGAGAAGGGCCTGGAGTCCGAGCCGCTGCTGTATGCCGACCACGGGGTGACCCTGCCCGGCGACGTCATCATCACCAGCGACGCGCTGATCGAGAAGGACCCCGACCTCGTCGACCGGTTCGTCGCGGCGACGGCCTGCGCCAAGGAGGCCGCCATGGCGGACCCGGACGCCGCGGTGGCGGCCTTCACCAAGGCCAACTCCGCCTATCCGGCCAGCGGCGCGGAGAAGGAGTTCGCCCTGGTCGACGAGCTGTTCGCCGAGCCCGCGGACGGCGCGCCGGTCGGCACCATCTCCGAGGACCTCTTCCGCAGCGGCTACGACTTCCTCGTCACCCACGCCGACGTCCCCGCGGGCAAGGACGTCGGCACCTTCTTCACCAACGCGCACGTCCCGCAGGACTGA
- a CDS encoding FAD-dependent monooxygenase, which yields MSVHVGIVGGGIGGLAAAIGLRAQGIGVTVFEQAPEFGRVGADINLTPNAVRAIDGLGGGVGAAIRDSAARPSYRISRTWDTGEETSRLEMGAAAERKYAAPQLTIHRADLLTALEDALPGDVIRLGRRLTSLEQPAGGPVRLGFDDGTTAEIDVAVGADGIHSSVRSELFGAERPEFTGVVAFRAVVPTDRLDVPSLDAFTKWWGPDPETQIVTFPLNRGRDTFIFATTPQESWTEESWTTPGDVAELRAMYESFHPEARALLAACDTVLKSALYVRDPLPRWSVGRATLLGDAAHPMMPFMAQGAAMSVEDAVVLTRALAGGGSDVGRALAVYEAARLPRAGRIQVGSRGNTWLKSSADADWVYAYDAWTTDLA from the coding sequence ATGAGCGTGCATGTCGGCATCGTCGGAGGGGGCATCGGCGGACTCGCCGCCGCCATCGGCCTCCGCGCGCAGGGGATCGGGGTGACCGTCTTCGAGCAGGCGCCCGAGTTCGGCCGGGTCGGCGCGGACATCAACCTGACGCCCAACGCGGTCCGGGCCATCGACGGCCTGGGCGGTGGCGTCGGTGCGGCCATCCGGGACTCGGCGGCGCGGCCGTCGTACCGGATCAGCCGGACCTGGGACACGGGCGAGGAGACGTCGCGGCTGGAGATGGGCGCCGCGGCCGAGCGGAAGTACGCCGCGCCGCAGCTGACGATCCATCGCGCCGACCTCCTGACGGCGCTCGAGGACGCGCTGCCGGGGGACGTGATCCGGCTCGGGCGCCGGCTGACGTCGCTCGAGCAGCCGGCCGGTGGGCCGGTACGACTCGGGTTCGACGACGGGACGACGGCGGAGATCGACGTCGCGGTCGGGGCGGACGGCATCCACTCCAGCGTCCGCTCGGAGCTCTTCGGTGCGGAGAGACCGGAGTTCACCGGCGTCGTCGCCTTCCGTGCGGTCGTCCCGACGGACCGGCTCGACGTCCCCAGCCTCGACGCGTTCACCAAGTGGTGGGGGCCCGACCCGGAGACCCAGATCGTCACCTTCCCGCTCAATCGGGGCCGGGACACCTTCATCTTCGCGACCACGCCGCAGGAGTCGTGGACCGAGGAGTCCTGGACCACACCGGGCGACGTGGCCGAGCTGCGCGCGATGTACGAGTCCTTCCACCCCGAGGCCCGCGCGCTGCTGGCGGCCTGCGACACGGTGCTCAAGTCGGCGCTGTACGTCCGGGACCCGCTGCCGCGCTGGTCCGTGGGCCGGGCCACCCTGCTCGGCGACGCGGCCCACCCGATGATGCCGTTCATGGCGCAGGGCGCCGCGATGTCCGTCGAGGACGCGGTCGTGCTCACCCGGGCACTCGCGGGCGGCGGGTCCGATGTCGGCCGGGCGCTCGCGGTCTACGAGGCCGCGCGGCTGCCCCGGGCCGGCCGGATCCAGGTCGGCTCACGGGGCAACACCTGGCTGAAGTCGAGCGCCGACGCCGACTGGGTCTACGCCTACGACGCCTGGACCACCGACCTGGCCTGA
- a CDS encoding MarR family transcriptional regulator has product MSDQSSPRRRHAAAAEPDEVDEILAQWAVQRPALEASPIGVFGRISRINTVQRSILREVDDRYGLTLASFDVLANLRRSGPPHRKTAGQLAESSLLTTGGITLRLDKAEADGLVRRVRSEEDRRVVHAELTDRGRELIDKVVDAHVTTEREMLAELSDDEIEVLCDLLRTLGRSLQAHTQRAGRSPE; this is encoded by the coding sequence ATGTCAGACCAGAGCAGTCCGCGTCGGCGGCATGCCGCGGCAGCCGAACCGGACGAGGTCGACGAGATCCTCGCGCAGTGGGCGGTCCAACGGCCCGCACTGGAGGCATCCCCGATCGGGGTCTTCGGCCGGATCAGCCGGATCAACACGGTGCAGCGCTCGATCCTGCGCGAGGTCGACGACCGCTACGGCCTGACGCTCGCGTCCTTCGACGTGCTGGCCAATCTCCGGCGCTCGGGTCCGCCGCACCGCAAGACCGCCGGCCAGCTGGCGGAGTCGTCGCTCCTGACGACGGGGGGCATCACCCTGCGCCTCGACAAGGCCGAGGCCGACGGGCTGGTGCGCCGGGTGCGCTCCGAGGAGGACCGCCGGGTGGTGCATGCCGAGCTCACCGACCGTGGGCGCGAGTTGATCGACAAGGTCGTCGATGCCCACGTGACCACGGAGCGGGAGATGCTCGCCGAGCTCAGCGACGACGAGATCGAGGTGCTGTGCGACCTGCTGCGCACCCTGGGACGCTCGCTGCAGGCACACACGCAGCGAGCCGGCCGGTCACCCGAGTGA